The sequence CTACGAACACCGCACGATCAACAAACTTGCCGTCCAGAATTTCCATTTCGGTACGCTGATCTGTATCGGTCAGGTTCTGCAGGTTAAGTTTTACGTTCATAGTGTCGGTAAACTTATAGGAAACGCTCGCATCCAAACGACCTGAGGACGCCGCATAAACTGGTAAACCGTATTGGATTTCACCTCCAGAGAATGGGTCAGTGTACACGTTGGTGGTCCCAGAGTCGTTGGTGGTGGTCAAGTAACGGTCACGCCAATTCCAAGACAGGCGCGCACTCAGTTTATCGCGGTCATACAGGAACGTCGTAGAGTAAGCCCACTCGGAGAGGCCGATAACAGGTACACTGAGTTGATCGCCGTTAATGTCTTGCGCGAAGGAATCCGGTGCTTCGTTGTCGATAAAGGTCACGTTCGCTTCAACACCAAAACTGCTCCAGATGCCGGGCAGAGTATCGAAATAGGTGCGGCCACCAAATTCGAAACCTTTTACGATGGTGTCGCCATCTGCGTTCAAGTTCGAACGGCTGGTGACAGGGCCATCGATTAACACGCTCTGGCCACCGCCAGCCGGTTCTGACTGAGGGTAATCTTCTTCATTAAAGAAGGTGCTCGCAGGTGCAGAGAAGTTGTTAAACGTAATGTAGTTCTCGATCGTTTTGTGGAACAAAGCTAGATACATTGAAGACGCTTTACGTGGATACCACTCCAACGAAATATCGTGGTTATACGAAAGTTCAGGCTCCAGGAAAGGATTACCTGTGGTGTTAGTGTAACCGGCGAAAATATCGGGAATCGAAATATCGTCATCCGGGTACGCAGCATCAAGTTCTGTATTGATTGGGTTAGCCGTTGTCTGGGATGCAACCACACCTTGCGCTCGAATATCGGGATAACGTGGGGCGGTCAGAGTTTCAGTAAAGGCGTACCGCAATATCAGGTTTTTATCAGATTCGAACTTGATATTGAATGAAGGCAGTAAATAATCCTTCTGAAGGCTACCAGTACGCACTTTCTCATAGCTGACAGTATTGTAGGACAGTGGCTCGTCTACGCCTTCGTTGTCTTCTTTCCATTGTTTAACGTTGTCAACTCCACCCATGGCCTCGACAGACGCTTGCGCATCCGCCAGTGACGCATAATAACGACCACCAGAGTTGAAGTTAAAGTTACCCTCGGACTCAATATCGTAATTCACCCAACGCACGCCGATATTACCGCTGATATTGGCGAAGAAATTTTCGCTATCGTTCGCGAAACCGGCCATGACATAGGCTGATTGCGTTTTATGATTGGTGGTGTAGATCTGCGGAAGTTGATCAAAGTTTGGATCTCTGGTCACGCCGTTGTCAGTATAAAGGTAAGTTGTTGCTTCTGGGTCGTTGGTACACTGGTAGTGAAGATCGGGCCCACAAGCCAAGTAGGTGTCGTAGACATGATCAAACTGTGCTTGCGAGTTAATTTGGGTGCTGCCCACCCAGGCACCACCTAAAGCAGGTTCGTCGCCTTTGAAGAAATCAGAAAATTCTTCCAGATAAAAGTCGCCTTCTGGCGCGGTATCCACGGAAGGACGAGGTACGCCGTTCCAACCGCGTCCAGTCGCAGACCACCAGGTACCTACAAAGTTATCAGATTCTTCACGATCAGCAGCCCGTACACCAGTAGCAATCTTTTTGAAGAAGCCATCACCGATGTCAAAGTCCGCATCCAGCTGTATCGCGTGGGCCTCACCATCGTTTTCATCATTCAGCCAGTTGATTCGTGACAGTAACCCATCTTCTTGCTGTGTGGATATAGTATCACCAGCTATCGCCAACGGTCGGTCCCGACTCATATCCATCTGAATGTTAGGCACTTTAGCGCCGATTGTGCTACCCAAACTATATTTACCCAAGCTGGAATCCGCTTTCACATATTGGTAGCTACCACTCACATCCCAGCCGTCACCGCGATACTCAAATCCAGTACTGTAATCGGCAGTTCTACTGCTTGAAGGAGAAAAGCTTGAGTTCGCGCTAGCATCTAAACCCGATGTCAGATCTGTGCTTGAAATAGTGCCCTTGACGAAAACACCGTCGTCATCGAATTCCGCACCAGGTAAAACACCAACAGGTGCCGCAGGTTCTACGGTAATAATCTGGCTATAGCGGTCGCTATCGCGCTCAGAAATAAATGTGGTGTGGAACAATTCCAGGCGGTCGTTTGGTCGCCATTGGAGTGCCGCATAATAGCCTTTGCGCTCACGCTCGAACTGGTCCTGAGTATGTCGAATACCGCCGGGTGCGTATACACGCTCACCTTCATATTCGGTCGCGAAATAGGGGGGAATAATGATGTTGCTGTCGTTGGACGAGATTTTGGAGTATGCCAGGTTCAGTAACACGCCGATCTCACCAATGCTGGTGTCGTAACGGTTGGAAACGAGGCCAGACAGCGCAGGGGTCACTTCCTCGGCGAAATCACCGTAATCGAGAGACGCGGCGGCGTTAACCTTGAAGCCATCAAAGTCGAACGGCATGTAGGTTTCCAGGTTAACGGTACCGGATACACCACCTTCAATCAGGTCCGCACGGCTGGATTTCAATACCGAAACAGAGCGCAAAAGTTCCGGACCAACGTCTGCCCAGCTCAAGCCGGAGCCACCGTTCGCGGAGAAAACTTCGCGGCCGTTTACGAGGGTTTTGGTTTTGTTAAGGCCGCGAACCTGAACGTTCGAACCTTCGAACGCGAAACCATCGGGCGAGCCGTCTGAACCGGCACGAATGCGGTTCATAGTCACACCTGGCGCGCGTTCCAGAATTTCCAGCAATGATGTGCTAGGGACTTTGCCAGCTTCATCGAGTACCAGAGAGTCTCCGATTGTGTCGGACTCACGTTTGAGGTCAATCGCAGTTTCCAGAGCTTGACGCTGCCCTGTAACCATGACTTCCTCAAGATTAATATCATCTTCAGTCGTTTCAACATCTTGAGCCAACGCTTGTGAGGTGCACGCGATAACCGCGGCAGCTAACAGAGAGCGTCGAAAACCAGGAAGTGAATGCTGAACGAGATGGGCATAACGGGGGTTTTTATTCATTATTTCCCAAAGCCACCGAGGGTGACTCCTCCATAAAAGGCCTAGAGCAAGCCGTCGAGTACTGCTGACAGCAAACAAACGACAGGCGTTTAGGCAATTGATTTTATTGTAAGTATGTTTAGGGTCGTTCCTGGCATGTTGACTAAGAACGGACCCAGATTTTTATCAGTTATTCTCTGAGTGCAAAATATTCACACAAAGAATTCTGGTATGTCAACAGCCATGCATACAAGTGTGCCACATTCCCTTGTAATTTCGTTTCGAAATATGCCTATAACCTGCATTTATGGCAAAAGAACAAAGGAATGCGGTAAAAAGGGGGGCTGATGGAAGAGCGCCAGCATCAAACTCACCCACCCACCCACCCACCCACCCTTAGCGTGTGTTTGCGGCAGAACCAACGAGATACGGTATATCAAATCGCGCGGGCAGCACGACGCATGTTCGTGTTAAACGGCCACCTGAAACAGTTGTATGAACTATCGACATCCAAAATCACACTCAACACCTAGATTCAACACCTAAATCCCACACCGGCATACAACATTCCCGAAAAAAATTTCTTTGGGAAGGCATGTGGGGCAAGCGGTAGATATTTCTCCCCTTAGCGTTTGTCAGCACACAAGCGCATCTCAATTTAATAGCAGATCGATTCAAATTAGCCGTTCCCAACCAACGAAAATGCGGTCGACTTTAGACCTACTGATAGATTCCCTGGGTATGACTGCAATAGTGAACCTATTAAGTTGCTAGGCCAATTTGTTACTTGCATAAATTTTGTTATGACGAAAAACCAGACGATTTTCTATTACCCCGTCAACTAAACAGACGATCAGATCCATTTAATTCCGCGCGATTGAACTATTGGCAAGATTGTTTGACATTTATGATTAATTGCGCGCTTCTAAACCATTGGCAAGAATCTTGGACTTTTCTGATATATCAAGGGCTTTCGTCGCCATCTGAGTAATGGCGTTACTCCCTGTACCCGCTATTGCTTCGCAGCTTTCATTGCCACGTTTATAGAAAACCTACACAACGAAACCTTACTTTCCAAGCTCGTTTTTTAATCGTGTTTCGTTTGACATATCCATCACATTTAAAAGGGCCACCGCGACACCAAAATAACTGTCGGTTTACGGCAAACTGTTTAATTACCGCAAAGGTCGCACTTCAGTTGATAACCCAGGCGCCTGAGCTTTAACGAGAATTATCTGAACTAATCTCATTATGCGGTAAGGAGTGATTCGGTAGAGACGCAACATTTGTTGCACATAGGGAAATATTTATCTAACACCAAACAATAAGTTAATCATCAGACTGAACAGTACAGAGAACAGCAGCGGCTCCAATATTTACATCGTAACCCTATTGTTTTATAGCGAGTCAGCTACCCATGCCTTCTCCGGCTGTTAGGGTCGACACCACGCAAACAACACGAAAAGTCAAAATAAGAACGCTAAAAAGGAAATTTTCATGATCAAACGACAATATTTGTTCCCACCCAAAATGACGACGAAGCATTTGTTCTGTGCACCAGTATTTACATTGCTTGCCTGCCAGGCACATGCGCTCGAGTGCGGCTATGACGTCACTAACGATTGGGGCTCGGGTTTTACCGCTGGCATTACGGTGACGAACGATGGCACCTCAGCGGTAAATAATTGGCAAGTACAGTGGCAGCAAAACGGCGGCTCCGCTGTAACGGGCTTGTGGAACGCAACCTTTTCTGGAACCAACCCGTACACTGCTACAGATGCAGGCTGGAATGCCACCATAGCGCCTGACAGCTCGGTGTCCTTTGGTTTTCAGGGGGAGGGCGATGACCCAACCGCAATAATTTTGAGTTGCACAGCTGATGGAGCCTCCTCTAGTTCATCGTCTTCCAGCTCTAGCTCATCCACCAGTTCTAGCTCATCTTCGAGCACTAGCTCTTCAGCAAGTTCTTCATCAAGTTCGAGCGGCAGCAGCAATACAAGCACTGCCGTCATTCAAGAAGGGGAGGGCCTGTGTAGTGTGGAAGGAACCATTGATAGCAACAACGCGGGATATACCGGTTCAGGATTTGCCAATACGGAGAATGCTGCTGGCAAAGGTATTGAGTGGGCTGTGGCTGCCCAAGGGGGCAGTTACCAAATGCAGTGGCGTTATGCCAATGGCTCCAGCGCGAACCGGCCTGGGGATGTATTTGTTAACGGCGCTTTACAAACAAGCAGCGCGTTTGATAGCACGAGAGACTGGACAACCTGGGCTGACTCTTCTGCTGTCAGCATAAATCTAGCTGACGGAATTAACACTATTCGTTTACAGGCGTCCAGCAGCGAAGGGCTTGCAAACATCGATTCACTGAGTGTTACCGGCGCCGCGCCTGACGCCGTCGCCTGCAATAATAGCTCGAGTTCAAGCAGCTCATCTTCTAGCTCAGGTGGGCCGCTCTCTACGTTTACTGTGCAGGAAAATACTGCTGGATTTTGTGGAGTCGATGGCTCCGTAAATAGCAACGAAGCGGGTTTCACCGGCGGCGGATTTGCCAATACCACAAATGCCGTAAACACCAGCGTCGACTGGGCTGTCGATGCAGCTACCGCGGGGTACTATGACCTGGCACTGCGCTTTGCCAACGGCAGTGGCGCTGCGCGGTCGGGAGTGCTAACGGTAACCAGTGGTGCAAGCGTGAGTTACGATATTACCTTTGCGACTACCGGTGCGTGGTCAACGTGGGCAACAGAAATTTTGCCCATATTTTTAAATGCCGGCGAAAACCTGATTACGCTTACCGCCACCGGTGACAGTGGGCTCGCGAATATCGATTATCTGAGTCTTACTGGTAGCAGCGGGCTTCGCGGCGTAGTGTGCCCGGCGACGAGCGCAACAGTTTGGCTGGCCGGTGACTCCATCGTCCAAACCTATACAGATACGTCCAGCTCACGAGACCAAGCGGGCTGGGGGCAAATGCTACGCGAACAATACAATACCAACGTCACGGTAAACAATCAGGCCATTGGTGGTCGCACGGCTCGTCGGTTTATAGAAGAAGGTCGACTGGACACCATCTGGTCCAATGCTAGCACCGGAGACTATCTGTTGCTGCAATTCGGAACCAACGACAGCCACAGGACTGCAACCTATGTTATCGATGGCGTGACCATTCCATATTATCTCGATCCACAAACGGATTTTAAAGACTATTTAAAATTGTATATCGATGGTGCCCGCAACCGCGGCATTCATGTCGGCCTTGTTACACCAACGCCACGCAACTCAGCATATTGCACCGGCGGAAATGGTACTGGCGCGTGGGCGCAAGCGATGCGAGAGCTTGCCGATGAGGAAGGAGTACCGCTGATAGACCTAAACTTTAAAACTGTTAATTATTTAACTGCTATTTGCCCCGCTCCAATCCCGGAAAATTTTTTCTTCCTGCGGGCGGATGGGTCTGTTGATGGAACGCATTTTCAGGAAAATGGTGCACGTATCCTGTCCGGCTTTGTCGCGGATGGAATAGGTGAGGCGGTTTTGGGGCTAGACTATTTTCGCAATTAATTATGGCCAGAAAAATTAAAGGACTTTTACTATGTTAAATACATTGCTATTAAAATGCTCCCAATATCGACCTGCTGTTTTCAGGACTTTGCTGGCGACGCATTGCGCTATGTTTTCCTGGCATACATTTGGTCAGGAGTGTAGCTACGAGGTTAGTAATGATTGGGGTTCGGGCTTTACCGCGAGCATTACCATCGCCAACAATAGTGCGGCCACCATCAACGATTGGCAAGTTAAATGGCAGCAAAATGGAAGTTCTACTGTAACCAGTATATGGAATGCAACGTATAGCGGGTCCAACCCTTATACCGCTACCAGTGCTGGCTGGAATAACAGCATTCCTCCCGGAGCCACTGCAACTTTCGGCTTCCAAGGTGATGGCACCGATGCATCTGCGACGATTTTGAGCTGCACCGGTGGTGGAATCACGTCAGGCAACAGTACATCCAGTGGATCATCTTCGAGTTCATCGGCGAGTTCTTCGTCAAATTCATCCTCGAGCGGTGGCAACGTAACCACGGTGGCTCTACAGGAGACCGATGGACTGTGCCATGTTGAAGGCAGCATTGACAATAATAACCCCGGCTTCGGTGGTGCTGGATTTGCTAACACAGATAATGCTCTAGGGAGCGGAATAGAGTGGGCTGTCGCTAGCGCCGGAGGCAATTACGATTTGCAATGGCGCTATGCAAACGGATCGACCGCCAACCGACCGGGCAAAGTTTTTATCAACGGTAGCCATCAGGCAGACCTCGACTTTCCAACCACAAGTGAATGGACAATCTGGAATAATTCGATGTTGGTCCCCGTCAGCCTGGAGAGTGGGATTAATATTGTTCGCCTGGAAGCAATAGAAACCACAGGACTCGCCAATATAGACGCTTTAAGTGTGACTGGACTATCTCCTGCGGCAGCTTCCTGTAGTGGAGCTGGCAGCTCTAGCACGTCAAGTTCATCAAGTACAAGCAGTAGCTCCTCGAGCTCGAGCGGCGCAATTGTTTCCTTGGTAGTGCAGGAAAATGCCGCTGGATTTTGCGGTGTTAACGGCACTATCGATAACAATAACGATGGGTTTACCGGTGATGGGTTTGCAAACACGGGTAACAATCTCGGTAGCGCAGTGAGCTGGAGCGTCCAGGTTGCGACGGCGGGGACCTATCAGCTTGCACTGCGCTACGCGAATGGTGGCGGCAGTGCACGGCCAGGAGTTTTGGCCGTGAACGATAGTTCAAGCGGGACCTACGATATCAACCTTACCGACACAGGATCGTGGAACATATGGGATATAGAAACGCTATCCGTTTTTCTCAACGAGGGTACTAACACCCTGAGGCTGACAGCCACAAGCGAAAGCGGGTTGGCAAATATCGATTACCTCGAAGTAACCGGAAGTGACTTGAGCGCTGGCATCTGCCCGGAATTACCGAATATTTCCGTGTGGCTAGCAGGCGATTCTACAGTTGCCAACGGCGTGACACCTTGTCCTACGGGGTGGGGTAAAAGTTTTCAAAGTTACTTCAACAGCAATGTAACAGTGAGAAACTATGCCGCTGGCGGGCGCAGTGTACGAACGTGGTTATACGATGTTCAGTCAACCATGGGTGGCGACGGGGAGTGCCTGCTAAATACCAGCAACGGTACACCCATATTGCAAAGCCGCTGGCAAACCCTGTTGGACGGTATGCAGAGCGGCGACTACCTTTTTATCCAGTTTGGTATTAACGATGGCGCATCTACTTGCCCTCGTCATGTGGGTAGCACAGCTTTTATGCAGGAATACGCGATGATGGCCAATGCAGCAAAAGCGCGCGGCGCGACGCCAATATTTATTACACCTGTGAGTGCCATTGCGTGCTCCGGTTCAACTGCGGTAGCGACACGCGAATTTTTATCAGAAACATACAACGCTGGAAGTACCAACGATGTTGATGTTATCGATCTACACGCCAGAAGTGTGCAACTCTATAATACGTTGAACTTCTGTCCCATACCAGGAGGTGGCGATATCTCTGCTACAACGGGTGGTGCGGTGGGTGCATTTTTCTGCGATGACCACACGCATTTTGATGCCGACGGCGCAACCGAAATCGGCGGTTTAATTGTAGAGGGAATTCGCGATCTAAACCTGCCTCTCGCAGAGTATCTGAGATAGACTCACCAGCGATGTCAACTCGCTCTCGCGGCTTAGTTCCCCGCCAAGAAATCATTGGCGGGGAACTAAGCCGACTAATAAAGCCCACTAATAAAGCCCACTAATAAAGCCCACTGACTAAGCCCTTCAATCATAGTAAGATCTCCCAAAAAATTAGGCCCGCCAAATAGGCAAATCCCTCTGAAAATACAAAATTCCAGCCCGCCCGCAGAAACTAAGATAATAACACCTTTACATCCCAGGCACTTTTGAAATGAGGCGATATGACTTTTGGCATGTCTAAAATAGAAAAATAAAATTAAGCATAGAAAAATTTAGCAAGCTTTAAATTAGACTCTACAATGAGTCTGTCTAGAACAATAGCATTGGCCGTTATCTCACATAACGCTTTCAAAATATTTAGCACGGCCCGATTTGGGTCATTTCAATAAAGCGAGGCGCGCATAAAACATCAACATACATTTCTACAGCCATTCATTAAAAATGAAAAAATAGCTGACAGAAAATAGAGCGCCAGAGACTATCAAAAACCATTTTAAATAAAAATATCGAAAATAAAATAACATATAGCGCCAAAATAACCACTAAGTAAATGCGCCTATATATTTAATAACACGTTATGTTTTATATCACCATTTCTTCACTCCTTATCTCGGATACTTTTTCTACGAAATGTGCAATCAGTTCGCAGGCAGGCGAAGTGAATGTGCCTCGCGAGCGCACGACCGAGAGAAATTGATACGAGCGTTTTCCCATTATATTAGGGTGCGCAGAATTTTTTGCCTCCTCCCGCGACTGAGCGCAACGAAGATCGGCAACACAGGATCAGTCAAGAGAGAAAACTATTTTTTGACTGATCTTTTAACCTACACCGGCACAAAAAGTACACCGCAATAATTTTTAACATCAAACAACACCAGCGTAACTATTCGATTCAAGCAAAGTCATACAGGACATAACTTTCTATCATTCGACCTTTCTATTATTCGATGATGGTTATATAGCTACATACTCGCAAATCTAAGCAACACTGAATCAGAAACGTAAACTAAAACATCCTTGCTATACAAAGCGCACCATAAAACAATCCCTTGAAATAGGGGTTTGGGCGCTAAAAAGCTGCATTTCAACTTGCAACGCAAAAAGGAATGACTATGGATAAATACCTTGATGTAAACGGCATTAAAGTGCATTACAAAAACTTTCCCGGCGGAGGAAAAACGCTCCTGTTAGTCCACGGACTAACACAAAATATTGCCTCATTCGATGGCCTGATTGATGAAGGGCTGGCAAACGATATCAATGTGGTTATGCCGGATTTGCGTGGGCGCGGGTTAAGCGAAAAACCAGAAACAGGTTACAGCGTAGAAGATCATTCAAATGATCTTTTGGAACTGATAAAAGCGCTTGATTTAAAAGATGTTGCTCTAGCCGGTCACTCGTATGGAGCGCTTCTTTGCTACTACCTGGCAGCAAAGAATCCGGAAACGATTACGAGCCTTATCAGCCTAGATACACCATGCGGGTTACATCCTGAAATTCGAAAGCAAATACAGGCTGGTGTATCTCGCATTGGTAAGAAATATTCCTCCTGGGACGAATTCATAAACGGTGTCAAGCAAATGCCACATTTAAAAGGGTGGTGGAACCCCAGAATCGAGAGTCTTTACAGGGCCGATGCTGAAATCTTCAGCGATGGATCGGTGACCACACGTTCCAGCGCTATCGCAATTGCAGAGACGGTGGATAAAGCTTTCCTAATCGATTGGAATCACGTTCTTAAAAGTATTGAGCAGCCCTTGCTGATGTTAAACGCTACAGGCCCGTTCGGTGGCCCTGGAGCCCCACCAATGCTTCCCAAAGACAGTGCTATGACAGTGGTTAATGGGGTGAAAAATGGCGTCTATGTAGATATTCCCGGAAACCACATAACCATGCTCTATGGAAACGGAGCAACAAAAATTGTTTCCTCAATAAAGCATTTTTTGTGTGACTAGCGCGCTTTTCGCGTAACAAGCCAAAAAGCTATCTACTGTCGCAATAGGCTATGCGCCCCTAGTTATTGAAGTACGCAAGCTCTTCTAATTCTTAACCTATACGGGAATTTTACAATGATTAACGATCTGTTTAACTTATCCGGAAAAATTGTGCTTATTACAGGTGGCACACACGGTATAGGCATGGCGTGCGGCCTTATGCTTGGCAAAGCGGGGGCCAAAATTGTTGTAAACGATATTGACGAGGAAAAACTGGAAACCTGCAAGCGCCACTATAACAATGAAGGAATAGATGTATATATATTGAAATTTGATGTCGCAAACGAGACCGATGTTCATAGAGGCATCAGTCAAATAGAGAAAGAAGTCGGTTCTATCGATATTTTAGTAAACAATGCTGGAATAATAAAACGCATCCCCATACTAGATATGCCCACGGAAGAGTATAGACAGGTCATTGATATCGACCTTGTAGCTCCATTTATCGTTTCCAAACGAGTTGCACCAGGTATGATAGCGCGCCGTGAAGGCAAGATTATCAACATGTGTTCAATGATGAGTGTGTACGGCCGTCAGAACGTCGCGGCTTATGCTGCAGCAAAAGGTGGGCTTAAATTACTAACTCAAAACATGTGCTGTGAATGGGCGAAATACAATGTACAAGTGAATGGCATAGGCCCAGGTTATATTGCGACTCAACAAACAGCGCCGATTCGGGTTAATGGTCACCCATTCAATAATCTAGTGATGACGCGTACACCAGCCAATCGCTGGGGAGAGCCAGAGGATGTTGGTAAAGCAGCGTTATTTCTCGCATCTAAGGCTGCGGATTTCGTGAATGGCCAAGTGCTCTATGTCGACGGTGGGATTATTGCAAATTTTGGCTATGTCGAAAACGAAAACACGTCAGAGAATATATCTCAAGCTCCGCTAGCTGCTGTGCAATAACTATGTGTTATTTGTTGGCAAAACTGCGACCGCAAAAATTCTAGGTTAGAGGTGATTTATGAATACAACAGAAATTAGCGCTGCGTATTACAAAGGCAGCAAGCAGTTTGAGATCGCTAAAATTATGGCACCGCCTCCATT comes from Teredinibacter turnerae and encodes:
- a CDS encoding cellulose binding domain-containing protein yields the protein MFSWHTFGQECSYEVSNDWGSGFTASITIANNSAATINDWQVKWQQNGSSTVTSIWNATYSGSNPYTATSAGWNNSIPPGATATFGFQGDGTDASATILSCTGGGITSGNSTSSGSSSSSSASSSSNSSSSGGNVTTVALQETDGLCHVEGSIDNNNPGFGGAGFANTDNALGSGIEWAVASAGGNYDLQWRYANGSTANRPGKVFINGSHQADLDFPTTSEWTIWNNSMLVPVSLESGINIVRLEAIETTGLANIDALSVTGLSPAAASCSGAGSSSTSSSSSTSSSSSSSSGAIVSLVVQENAAGFCGVNGTIDNNNDGFTGDGFANTGNNLGSAVSWSVQVATAGTYQLALRYANGGGSARPGVLAVNDSSSGTYDINLTDTGSWNIWDIETLSVFLNEGTNTLRLTATSESGLANIDYLEVTGSDLSAGICPELPNISVWLAGDSTVANGVTPCPTGWGKSFQSYFNSNVTVRNYAAGGRSVRTWLYDVQSTMGGDGECLLNTSNGTPILQSRWQTLLDGMQSGDYLFIQFGINDGASTCPRHVGSTAFMQEYAMMANAAKARGATPIFITPVSAIACSGSTAVATREFLSETYNAGSTNDVDVIDLHARSVQLYNTLNFCPIPGGGDISATTGGAVGAFFCDDHTHFDADGATEIGGLIVEGIRDLNLPLAEYLR
- a CDS encoding TonB-dependent receptor, whose amino-acid sequence is MNKNPRYAHLVQHSLPGFRRSLLAAAVIACTSQALAQDVETTEDDINLEEVMVTGQRQALETAIDLKRESDTIGDSLVLDEAGKVPSTSLLEILERAPGVTMNRIRAGSDGSPDGFAFEGSNVQVRGLNKTKTLVNGREVFSANGGSGLSWADVGPELLRSVSVLKSSRADLIEGGVSGTVNLETYMPFDFDGFKVNAAASLDYGDFAEEVTPALSGLVSNRYDTSIGEIGVLLNLAYSKISSNDSNIIIPPYFATEYEGERVYAPGGIRHTQDQFERERKGYYAALQWRPNDRLELFHTTFISERDSDRYSQIITVEPAAPVGVLPGAEFDDDGVFVKGTISSTDLTSGLDASANSSFSPSSSRTADYSTGFEYRGDGWDVSGSYQYVKADSSLGKYSLGSTIGAKVPNIQMDMSRDRPLAIAGDTISTQQEDGLLSRINWLNDENDGEAHAIQLDADFDIGDGFFKKIATGVRAADREESDNFVGTWWSATGRGWNGVPRPSVDTAPEGDFYLEEFSDFFKGDEPALGGAWVGSTQINSQAQFDHVYDTYLACGPDLHYQCTNDPEATTYLYTDNGVTRDPNFDQLPQIYTTNHKTQSAYVMAGFANDSENFFANISGNIGVRWVNYDIESEGNFNFNSGGRYYASLADAQASVEAMGGVDNVKQWKEDNEGVDEPLSYNTVSYEKVRTGSLQKDYLLPSFNIKFESDKNLILRYAFTETLTAPRYPDIRAQGVVASQTTANPINTELDAAYPDDDISIPDIFAGYTNTTGNPFLEPELSYNHDISLEWYPRKASSMYLALFHKTIENYITFNNFSAPASTFFNEEDYPQSEPAGGGQSVLIDGPVTSRSNLNADGDTIVKGFEFGGRTYFDTLPGIWSSFGVEANVTFIDNEAPDSFAQDINGDQLSVPVIGLSEWAYSTTFLYDRDKLSARLSWNWRDRYLTTTNDSGTTNVYTDPFSGGEIQYGLPVYAASSGRLDASVSYKFTDTMNVKLNLQNLTDTDQRTEMEILDGKFVDRAVFVADRRISLHFGFNF
- a CDS encoding cellulose binding domain-containing protein, with protein sequence MIKRQYLFPPKMTTKHLFCAPVFTLLACQAHALECGYDVTNDWGSGFTAGITVTNDGTSAVNNWQVQWQQNGGSAVTGLWNATFSGTNPYTATDAGWNATIAPDSSVSFGFQGEGDDPTAIILSCTADGASSSSSSSSSSSSTSSSSSSSTSSSASSSSSSSGSSNTSTAVIQEGEGLCSVEGTIDSNNAGYTGSGFANTENAAGKGIEWAVAAQGGSYQMQWRYANGSSANRPGDVFVNGALQTSSAFDSTRDWTTWADSSAVSINLADGINTIRLQASSSEGLANIDSLSVTGAAPDAVACNNSSSSSSSSSSSGGPLSTFTVQENTAGFCGVDGSVNSNEAGFTGGGFANTTNAVNTSVDWAVDAATAGYYDLALRFANGSGAARSGVLTVTSGASVSYDITFATTGAWSTWATEILPIFLNAGENLITLTATGDSGLANIDYLSLTGSSGLRGVVCPATSATVWLAGDSIVQTYTDTSSSRDQAGWGQMLREQYNTNVTVNNQAIGGRTARRFIEEGRLDTIWSNASTGDYLLLQFGTNDSHRTATYVIDGVTIPYYLDPQTDFKDYLKLYIDGARNRGIHVGLVTPTPRNSAYCTGGNGTGAWAQAMRELADEEGVPLIDLNFKTVNYLTAICPAPIPENFFFLRADGSVDGTHFQENGARILSGFVADGIGEAVLGLDYFRN
- a CDS encoding alpha/beta hydrolase, with translation MDKYLDVNGIKVHYKNFPGGGKTLLLVHGLTQNIASFDGLIDEGLANDINVVMPDLRGRGLSEKPETGYSVEDHSNDLLELIKALDLKDVALAGHSYGALLCYYLAAKNPETITSLISLDTPCGLHPEIRKQIQAGVSRIGKKYSSWDEFINGVKQMPHLKGWWNPRIESLYRADAEIFSDGSVTTRSSAIAIAETVDKAFLIDWNHVLKSIEQPLLMLNATGPFGGPGAPPMLPKDSAMTVVNGVKNGVYVDIPGNHITMLYGNGATKIVSSIKHFLCD
- a CDS encoding gluconate 5-dehydrogenase, giving the protein MINDLFNLSGKIVLITGGTHGIGMACGLMLGKAGAKIVVNDIDEEKLETCKRHYNNEGIDVYILKFDVANETDVHRGISQIEKEVGSIDILVNNAGIIKRIPILDMPTEEYRQVIDIDLVAPFIVSKRVAPGMIARREGKIINMCSMMSVYGRQNVAAYAAAKGGLKLLTQNMCCEWAKYNVQVNGIGPGYIATQQTAPIRVNGHPFNNLVMTRTPANRWGEPEDVGKAALFLASKAADFVNGQVLYVDGGIIANFGYVENENTSENISQAPLAAVQ